Proteins encoded together in one Maledivibacter sp. window:
- a CDS encoding AraC family transcriptional regulator, whose amino-acid sequence MLVKNIKDKFGFKVIAGENGLDKEVKGLYCSDLLSWVMSHAKDADAWITVQTHINIVAIASLLNLACIIVPESIDVDGDTIEKANEEGIAIFSTDMDSYRIFSKFYEAGMR is encoded by the coding sequence ATGTTAGTAAAAAATATAAAAGACAAGTTTGGATTCAAGGTTATAGCCGGGGAGAATGGTCTAGATAAAGAGGTTAAAGGATTATATTGCTCCGACTTACTTAGTTGGGTAATGTCCCATGCTAAGGATGCTGATGCATGGATAACTGTGCAAACCCATATAAATATTGTTGCAATCGCATCCCTATTAAACTTAGCATGTATTATTGTTCCAGAGTCCATAGATGTGGATGGGGATACGATAGAAAAAGCCAATGAAGAGGGGATAGCAATTTTTTCAACTGATATGGATAGCTATAGGATTTTTTCGAAGTTTTATGAAGCTGGGATGAGATAA
- a CDS encoding electron transport complex subunit E, which yields MLNPFKNLTNGLFKENPIFFQLLGMCPTLAVTTSAKNGLGMGLASTAVLICSNMAISLLRKVVPSKIRIPIFIVVIATFVTMVGMAMEGYMPALFSSLGIFIPLIVVNCLILARAEAYASKNGVVGSLFDGLGMGLGFTWALTLLGSVRELFGAGSIFGFSIFGAAYKPALIMILPPGAFLALAILLAINNVIKSKSA from the coding sequence ATATTGAATCCATTTAAAAATTTAACAAACGGGTTATTTAAAGAAAATCCTATATTCTTTCAATTATTAGGAATGTGTCCTACTTTGGCGGTTACAACTTCGGCTAAGAATGGATTAGGTATGGGGCTTGCGTCAACAGCTGTTTTGATTTGTTCCAATATGGCTATATCTTTACTTAGAAAAGTTGTTCCTAGTAAAATTAGGATTCCAATATTTATAGTAGTAATAGCAACCTTCGTTACAATGGTTGGAATGGCAATGGAGGGTTATATGCCAGCTCTTTTCTCATCACTAGGTATATTTATACCACTAATTGTTGTAAACTGTCTTATACTTGCAAGGGCTGAAGCCTATGCATCTAAGAACGGAGTAGTAGGTTCTTTATTTGACGGATTAGGTATGGGATTAGGATTTACATGGGCATTAACATTATTAGGATCAGTTAGAGAATTATTTGGTGCTGGAAGTATTTTTGGTTTTAGCATTTTTGGTGCTGCTTATAAGCCTGCTTTAATTATGATATTACCTCCAGGTGCTTTCTTAGCATTAGCTATATTGTTGGCAATTAATAATGTAATAAAGTCAAAGTCAGCGTAA
- a CDS encoding RnfABCDGE type electron transport complex subunit G: MKEIVKLGLILLLVCVVAALALAVTNELTKDQIAYQRDLASKEARMAILPTAESFKPIDEAKLNEIKSKNDKIAEVFAGYQGDTIVGYTFKTLPSGYGGTVEIMTGIDVEGKITGVRLGNHNETPGLGANATLPYFYEQYENKSIDKDIEVSKVEPTKDNQIQAISGATITSSAVTSGVNMAINTFKEISGK, translated from the coding sequence ATGAAGGAAATAGTAAAATTAGGTTTGATACTATTACTAGTATGTGTTGTGGCAGCTTTGGCCCTTGCGGTAACTAATGAGCTTACTAAGGATCAAATTGCATATCAAAGAGATTTAGCTAGTAAAGAGGCTCGTATGGCAATTTTACCTACTGCGGAAAGCTTTAAACCAATAGATGAAGCTAAATTAAATGAAATAAAAAGTAAGAATGATAAAATAGCCGAAGTATTTGCAGGTTATCAAGGAGATACTATTGTTGGCTATACCTTTAAAACACTTCCATCTGGTTATGGTGGGACTGTGGAAATTATGACAGGTATTGATGTGGAAGGAAAAATTACAGGGGTTAGATTAGGTAATCATAATGAAACACCTGGTCTTGGTGCTAACGCTACACTTCCATATTTTTATGAACAATATGAAAACAAAAGTATAGATAAAGATATTGAAGTTTCTAAGGTAGAACCAACGAAGGATAATCAAATTCAGGCAATTTCAGGTGCTACAATTACTTCAAGTGCTGTGACTTCTGGGGTAAATATGGCGATTAATACCTTCAAAGAAATCTCAGGTAAATAA
- the rsxC gene encoding electron transport complex subunit RsxC, with protein sequence MGLLSFRGGVHPPHFKEPTSRHKIEKALEPKVVTIPLSQHIGAPCEPLVKVRDTVKVGQKIGEATSFVSAPVHSSVSGVVKGVKKCITAGGEGLCVIIESDGLNTLHESVVPKGDINDLSGDEIKNIIKEAGIVGMGGAAFPTHVKLSPPPENKIDTVILNGAECEPYLTADHRLMLENPDSIIYGLKAMMKVLGVQKAYIGIEDNKPDAIEAMKQAAKDESTIEIVGLHTKYPQGAEKQLIYACTKREVPSGGLPMAVGVVVNNVATAAAIANAIKTGMPLIERICTVTGKGVKEPKNLLIKVGTSFKEIIEQCGGYSGNIGKLIMGGPMMGLAQHTDEIPAVKATSGILLFTPDEASLPKPSNCIKCGKCVEICPAFLQPLYISAYSLNNMFETAEKYNALDCIECGSCSFICPSKRPLLQSIRVAKREIIAKKRKTK encoded by the coding sequence ATGGGACTATTGTCATTTAGAGGAGGTGTTCATCCTCCGCACTTTAAAGAGCCTACTTCAAGACATAAGATTGAAAAGGCCTTAGAACCAAAAGTTGTCACTATTCCGCTTAGCCAACATATTGGAGCTCCTTGTGAGCCCTTAGTAAAAGTACGTGATACGGTTAAGGTCGGTCAAAAAATTGGAGAGGCAACTTCCTTTGTTTCTGCACCGGTACACAGTAGTGTTTCAGGAGTAGTAAAGGGCGTAAAAAAATGTATTACCGCTGGCGGCGAAGGGTTATGTGTAATCATTGAATCTGACGGGCTGAATACCCTTCACGAAAGCGTTGTGCCAAAGGGTGATATTAATGATTTAAGTGGGGACGAAATAAAAAATATCATCAAAGAAGCGGGAATTGTTGGAATGGGTGGTGCTGCTTTCCCTACACATGTCAAGTTATCTCCACCGCCAGAGAATAAAATCGATACAGTTATTCTAAATGGTGCAGAATGTGAGCCCTATTTAACAGCAGACCATAGGCTCATGCTTGAAAATCCGGATAGTATCATTTATGGTTTAAAAGCCATGATGAAGGTTCTTGGTGTACAAAAGGCGTATATAGGAATTGAGGATAATAAACCGGATGCTATTGAAGCGATGAAACAAGCAGCAAAGGATGAAAGCACAATCGAGATAGTTGGGCTTCATACCAAATATCCACAAGGGGCTGAAAAACAGCTTATTTATGCTTGCACTAAAAGAGAAGTTCCATCGGGTGGACTTCCAATGGCTGTTGGTGTAGTGGTAAATAATGTTGCTACGGCTGCTGCTATTGCTAATGCAATAAAAACAGGTATGCCTCTTATCGAAAGGATTTGTACTGTAACTGGAAAAGGTGTAAAAGAACCGAAAAATCTTTTGATTAAGGTTGGTACAAGCTTTAAAGAAATAATTGAACAATGTGGTGGATACAGCGGAAATATTGGTAAGCTTATTATGGGTGGGCCAATGATGGGACTTGCTCAGCATACCGATGAGATACCTGCTGTTAAGGCTACGTCTGGAATATTACTTTTTACTCCAGATGAGGCATCTCTTCCAAAGCCAAGTAATTGTATTAAATGTGGTAAGTGTGTAGAAATATGCCCTGCATTTTTACAACCATTATATATAAGTGCATACTCATTAAACAATATGTTTGAAACAGCAGAAAAATATAATGCATTAGATTGTATAGAATGTGGCTCATGTTCATTTATTTGCCCATCAAAAAGACCACTTTTACAATCAATTCGTGTTGCTAAACGTGAAATTATAGCCAAAAAGAGAAAAACAAAGTAG
- a CDS encoding PHP domain-containing protein, whose product MKLYYDLHIHTALSPCGDNDMSPMNIVNMAVIKGLDVIAITDHNSVKNCIPCLEAARDKDILVIPGMEIQTKEEVHLLCLFKNIEEALVFGAKVDELLPNIKNNRDFFGEQLIFDNKNNVIDEEKRLLISSVNISISRVFTMVSQLNGVVVPAHVDKRNYSIISNLGFLPLNIDFTTIEISKNCDKKDYMVKNAYLNNYNVIIDSDAHYLGDISEPINYIDANDKDIEDVFKYLKSKKQPIT is encoded by the coding sequence ATGAAATTATACTATGATCTTCATATTCATACTGCATTATCTCCCTGCGGAGATAATGACATGTCTCCCATGAATATTGTTAACATGGCTGTTATTAAGGGTTTAGATGTAATTGCAATAACAGATCACAATTCTGTAAAAAATTGCATACCCTGTCTAGAAGCGGCTAGGGATAAGGATATCCTAGTTATACCAGGCATGGAGATTCAGACAAAGGAAGAGGTGCATCTCCTTTGTTTATTTAAAAATATAGAAGAAGCGTTGGTTTTTGGTGCTAAGGTAGATGAACTGTTACCTAACATTAAAAACAATCGGGACTTTTTTGGTGAACAGCTTATTTTTGATAATAAAAATAATGTTATAGATGAGGAAAAAAGGCTGTTAATATCTTCTGTAAATATTAGCATATCTAGAGTATTCACAATGGTTTCACAGCTAAATGGAGTAGTTGTGCCAGCCCATGTAGATAAAAGAAACTATAGCATTATATCTAATTTGGGTTTTTTGCCCTTGAATATTGACTTTACAACTATCGAAATTTCTAAAAACTGCGATAAAAAGGATTATATGGTCAAAAATGCGTATTTAAATAACTACAATGTAATAATAGATTCAGATGCCCATTATTTAGGGGATATATCGGAACCAATAAATTATATAGATGCTAATGATAAGGATATAGAAGATGTTTTTAAGTATCTTAAATCTAAAAAGCAACCAATAACATAA
- a CDS encoding RnfABCDGE type electron transport complex subunit D — MDTKLIVSSSPHIRSNETIGRVMRDVVIALLPATLAGIYYFRLGAVKVILFAVLSAMITEAAFQKIRKQEVTINDWSAVVTGLLLAFNMPASAPWWLPVIGGVFAIAIVKQLFGGIGHNFMNPALAARAMLLASWPVEMTSWVTPGADAVSTATPLAIIKGAEAVGAKAPTLFQLFIGNHGGCIGETSALALIIGGIYLVYRGVITPRVPVIYISTVAVLTFVMGGFDPYFMVYQVLAGGLMIGAIYMATDYASSPVTPNGQIIFALGCGVITSVIRMYGGYPEGVSYSILLMNVAAPLIDKYTSPKVFGEVK; from the coding sequence ATGGATACTAAATTGATTGTTTCTTCATCCCCTCATATTAGGTCTAATGAAACGATAGGTCGTGTAATGAGGGATGTAGTTATAGCACTATTGCCTGCAACTTTAGCCGGCATATATTACTTTAGATTAGGAGCAGTGAAGGTTATATTATTTGCCGTATTATCAGCTATGATAACTGAAGCTGCATTTCAAAAGATTAGAAAACAAGAAGTTACAATAAATGACTGGAGTGCAGTTGTAACGGGATTACTTCTAGCATTTAATATGCCGGCATCTGCGCCATGGTGGCTGCCTGTAATAGGTGGAGTATTTGCTATCGCTATTGTAAAGCAATTGTTTGGGGGAATCGGACATAATTTCATGAACCCTGCCTTAGCTGCCCGTGCCATGCTTTTAGCATCTTGGCCGGTGGAAATGACTAGTTGGGTAACACCTGGAGCCGATGCGGTATCAACTGCAACACCCCTTGCTATAATAAAGGGAGCTGAGGCTGTTGGTGCAAAAGCACCTACACTATTCCAGCTTTTTATAGGTAATCATGGAGGATGTATCGGTGAAACTTCAGCTTTAGCCTTAATAATAGGGGGTATCTATTTAGTGTATAGAGGCGTAATAACACCTCGTGTACCTGTAATATATATATCAACTGTTGCGGTATTAACTTTTGTTATGGGTGGTTTTGACCCATATTTCATGGTTTATCAAGTATTGGCCGGTGGACTTATGATAGGTGCTATCTATATGGCTACTGACTACGCTTCATCACCTGTAACTCCAAATGGTCAAATTATATTTGCATTGGGCTGTGGAGTAATAACAAGTGTTATTAGGATGTATGGTGGATATCCAGAAGGCGTATCATACTCTATCCTATTAATGAATGTTGCAGCTCCGTTAATAGATAAGTACACAAGCCCTAAAGTTTTTGGGGAGGTGAAGTAA
- the rsxA gene encoding electron transport complex subunit RsxA, producing the protein MENASIFVLLVSSILVNNFVLSRFLGICPFLGVSKQVETATGMGMAVTFVMTLAGIMTYFVQKLILIPFHIEYLQTIAFILVIASLVQFVEIVLQKMSPTLYQALGVFLPLITTNCAVLGLALLNIQYKFNLIQTIFHSFGAAVGFSLAIVLFAGIREKLEVADVPTPFKGFPIALITASLMSIAFLGFAGLV; encoded by the coding sequence ATGGAAAATGCAAGTATTTTTGTATTGCTAGTTAGTTCCATACTAGTCAATAACTTTGTTTTATCAAGATTCTTGGGAATTTGTCCTTTTCTAGGTGTTTCTAAGCAAGTTGAAACAGCAACTGGAATGGGAATGGCAGTTACTTTCGTTATGACATTAGCCGGGATTATGACATATTTTGTACAAAAACTTATCTTGATCCCTTTTCATATTGAATATTTACAAACCATAGCTTTTATATTGGTTATAGCGTCTTTGGTACAGTTTGTTGAGATAGTACTTCAAAAAATGAGTCCTACTCTTTATCAAGCACTTGGTGTTTTCTTACCACTTATAACAACTAACTGTGCTGTGCTAGGTTTGGCACTTTTAAATATTCAATATAAATTTAATTTAATACAAACAATTTTTCATTCATTTGGCGCAGCTGTAGGATTTTCATTGGCTATAGTACTATTTGCAGGTATTAGAGAAAAACTGGAAGTGGCAGATGTACCTACTCCTTTTAAAGGATTCCCTATAGCTCTTATTACTGCAAGCTTGATGTCTATAGCATTTTTAGGCTTTGCAGGTTTAGTTTAG
- a CDS encoding ATP-binding protein translates to MRELSMHILDIAQNSIVANASFIQITIDENLKADTLTITIEDDGKGMNQEELAMVTNPFFTSRTTRRVGLGIPMFKASAEACDGAFEIKSSKGIGTHVKAEFKHSHIDRVPLGNMVDTMVVLITSDVNIDFLYTHRINSNVYILNTKDIKEVLGEVQINNMDVIDWIKGNMIEGLKELTR, encoded by the coding sequence ATGAGAGAATTATCAATGCACATTTTGGACATAGCTCAGAACTCTATTGTCGCAAATGCTTCATTTATACAAATAACCATTGATGAAAATCTTAAGGCAGATACATTAACTATTACTATTGAAGATGATGGTAAAGGAATGAATCAAGAAGAATTGGCTATGGTAACAAATCCTTTCTTTACAAGTAGAACCACTAGAAGGGTAGGACTCGGAATACCTATGTTTAAGGCATCGGCTGAAGCTTGTGATGGAGCCTTTGAAATCAAATCATCTAAGGGAATAGGAACACATGTAAAGGCCGAATTTAAACACAGTCATATAGATCGGGTACCATTAGGAAATATGGTTGATACTATGGTGGTTTTAATTACTTCCGATGTAAATATTGATTTTTTATATACCCATAGGATAAATAGCAATGTATATATATTGAATACAAAGGATATTAAAGAGGTACTAGGAGAAGTCCAAATAAATAATATGGATGTAATAGATTGGATAAAAGGCAATATGATTGAGGGCCTTAAGGAATTAACTAGATGA
- a CDS encoding Fe-S cluster domain-containing protein, which translates to MDLNNILLAGVSLGGMGLVFGAGLAFASQKFAVEIDPRALAIRDALPGANCGGCGFPGCDGFANAVVAGNAPVDGCPVGGPDCAGKIAQVMGVEVSESVKQVARVICNGDNSNCKEKYEYFGIQDCKAAAMLGGGSKSCSYGCLGLGTCVKACPFDAISITDGNVAKIDPEKCTACGKCMEVCPKNVIDFVPYEQDVFVDCNNKELGKPVKDKCSVGCIGCRICVKSCPFGAIEFENNVAKINYEKCTNCMLCAEKCPTKAIYANFEKRRKAEINEDDCIGCTLCKKVCPVDAIEGEVKNKHKIIEDKCIGCGACEEKCPKNAIKLK; encoded by the coding sequence ATGGATTTAAATAATATACTTCTTGCCGGTGTAAGCTTAGGTGGAATGGGACTTGTGTTTGGTGCAGGACTAGCCTTTGCTTCTCAGAAGTTTGCTGTTGAAATAGATCCTAGAGCGCTTGCAATAAGAGACGCATTACCTGGTGCTAACTGTGGAGGCTGTGGTTTCCCTGGCTGTGATGGCTTTGCTAATGCAGTTGTTGCGGGAAACGCACCGGTAGATGGGTGTCCTGTTGGAGGACCAGATTGTGCAGGAAAAATCGCTCAAGTAATGGGTGTTGAAGTAAGCGAGAGTGTAAAACAAGTAGCTAGGGTTATTTGTAATGGTGATAACAGTAATTGTAAGGAAAAATATGAGTACTTTGGTATTCAGGATTGTAAAGCGGCGGCTATGTTGGGCGGAGGAAGTAAAAGCTGTAGCTATGGATGTTTAGGCTTAGGTACTTGCGTAAAGGCTTGTCCCTTTGATGCTATATCAATAACTGATGGAAACGTAGCAAAGATTGATCCAGAAAAATGTACAGCATGTGGAAAATGTATGGAAGTTTGTCCAAAGAACGTTATTGACTTTGTTCCGTATGAACAAGATGTATTCGTGGATTGTAACAATAAAGAGCTTGGTAAGCCTGTTAAGGATAAATGTAGTGTAGGGTGTATAGGCTGTAGGATATGCGTTAAATCTTGTCCATTTGGAGCTATAGAGTTTGAAAATAATGTTGCTAAGATAAACTATGAAAAATGTACAAATTGTATGTTATGTGCTGAAAAATGCCCTACTAAAGCTATATATGCTAATTTTGAAAAGCGTAGAAAAGCTGAAATAAATGAAGACGATTGTATTGGATGCACCCTATGTAAAAAAGTGTGCCCAGTGGATGCAATTGAAGGGGAAGTAAAAAATAAGCACAAGATAATTGAAGATAAATGCATTGGCTGCGGAGCCTGCGAAGAAAAGTGTCCTAAAAACGCAATAAAATTAAAATAA
- a CDS encoding DUF4321 domain-containing protein, with amino-acid sequence MVRSKNRNPWLLLLLLLVGLVIGGVIGDIFRDSIKWLGYSKSIGISPTTLDLNVMKFTFGFTMSINLASIIGLVISLLIFSRL; translated from the coding sequence ATGGTGAGATCAAAAAATAGAAATCCGTGGCTTTTATTACTTTTGTTATTAGTTGGATTAGTTATTGGCGGAGTTATTGGAGACATATTTAGAGATAGTATTAAATGGCTTGGTTATAGCAAATCCATTGGCATCAGTCCAACTACTTTGGATCTTAATGTCATGAAATTCACCTTTGGTTTTACTATGAGTATTAATCTAGCAAGCATTATTGGTTTAGTTATTTCATTATTAATATTCAGTAGATTGTAG